Proteins encoded together in one Actinomycetota bacterium window:
- a CDS encoding formylglycine-generating enzyme family protein has translation MEWVAGGRFLMGSEDFYPEERPVHEVAVGGFWVDRHPVTNAQFRRFVKATGYVTVAEQPPDPADYPDADPDLLVPGALVFQPTTGPVDLRDWRNWWAWVPGASWRHPEGPGSTLHGRDLHPVVQVCHADAQAYADWAGKALPSEAEWEYAARGGLEGKVYTWGDEPTPKGRQMANTWQGEFPWRNLLLDRYERTSPVGSFPPNDYGLSDMAGNVWEWTSDRFTASHDNDACCAPHDPRETIPRNVIKGGSHLCAPSYCLRYRPAARQGEAVDTATSHIGFRCILRSAPGGPGDQAGGGKG, from the coding sequence ATGGAATGGGTGGCCGGCGGCCGCTTCCTGATGGGCTCCGAGGATTTCTATCCCGAGGAGCGGCCCGTCCACGAAGTGGCGGTCGGCGGGTTCTGGGTCGACCGCCACCCGGTCACCAACGCCCAGTTCCGGCGCTTCGTCAAGGCCACCGGGTACGTGACCGTGGCCGAGCAGCCCCCCGACCCGGCCGACTACCCCGACGCCGACCCCGACCTGCTGGTCCCCGGCGCCCTGGTCTTCCAGCCCACCACCGGGCCGGTCGACCTGCGCGACTGGCGAAACTGGTGGGCGTGGGTGCCGGGGGCGAGCTGGCGCCATCCGGAGGGGCCGGGGTCGACCCTCCACGGCCGCGACCTCCACCCCGTGGTGCAGGTCTGCCACGCCGACGCCCAGGCGTACGCCGACTGGGCCGGCAAGGCGCTGCCCAGCGAGGCCGAGTGGGAGTACGCGGCCCGCGGCGGGCTCGAGGGCAAGGTGTACACCTGGGGGGACGAGCCCACCCCCAAGGGCCGCCAGATGGCCAACACCTGGCAGGGCGAGTTCCCCTGGCGGAACCTGCTGCTCGACCGGTACGAGCGGACCTCGCCGGTGGGGTCGTTCCCGCCCAACGACTACGGCCTGTCCGACATGGCCGGCAACGTCTGGGAGTGGACCAGCGACCGCTTCACGGCCAGCCACGACAACGACGCCTGCTGCGCCCCGCACGACCCCCGGGAGACGATCCCCCGCAACGTCATCAAGGGCGGCAGCCACCTCTGCGCCCCCAGCTACTGCCTGCGCTACCGGCCGGCGGCCCGCCAGGGGGAGGCGGTCGACACCGCCACCAGCCACATCGGCTTCCGCTGCATCCTGCGGTCAGCCCCGGGCGGCCCGGGCGACCAGGCGGGCGGCGGCAAAGGCTGA
- a CDS encoding class I fructose-bisphosphate aldolase gives KAWKGEAANGPAAQRAFHHRARLNSAARTGRYQPEMETSDA, from the coding sequence AAGGCCTGGAAGGGGGAGGCGGCCAACGGCCCAGCGGCCCAGCGGGCCTTCCACCACCGGGCCCGGCTCAACAGCGCCGCCCGGACCGGCCGCTACCAGCCCGAGATGGAGACCAGCGACGCCTAG
- a CDS encoding LURP-one-related family protein, producing MFRRRARRNEPPEGAPAGTRYQLREKLLSVGDDFWIENDRGERIFLVDDKVLRVRDTVVIKDAHGQELLKLQKRLLRARNTMVIERGDDKVATVRKAMITPLRDRFTVDLEGGGRLEVQGNILDHEYQISQDGMPVANISKRWFRVRDTYGVAVVPGQNDALVLAVTVCIDHLTEHDR from the coding sequence ATGTTCAGGCGACGAGCGCGACGGAACGAGCCCCCGGAGGGGGCGCCGGCCGGCACCCGCTACCAGCTCCGGGAGAAGCTGCTCTCTGTAGGCGACGACTTCTGGATCGAGAACGACCGCGGCGAGCGGATCTTCCTGGTCGACGACAAGGTGCTGCGGGTGCGCGACACCGTGGTCATCAAGGACGCCCACGGCCAGGAGCTGCTCAAGCTGCAGAAGCGGCTGCTGCGGGCCCGCAACACCATGGTCATCGAGCGCGGCGACGACAAGGTGGCCACCGTCCGCAAGGCGATGATCACGCCCCTGCGGGACCGCTTCACCGTCGACCTGGAGGGCGGGGGCCGCCTCGAGGTCCAGGGCAACATCCTCGACCACGAGTACCAGATCAGCCAGGACGGCATGCCGGTGGCCAACATCTCCAAGCGCTGGTTCCGGGTCCGCGACACCTACGGCGTGGCCGTGGTCCCGGGCCAGAACGACGCCCTGGTGCTGGCCGTCACCGTCTGCATCGACCATCTCACCGAGCACGACCGCTGA
- a CDS encoding NAD(P)/FAD-dependent oxidoreductase — MSKLRGRNGSPHVVVVGGGFAGLAVVKTLAKVTPPVRVTLLEQHNYHLFQPLLYQLATGVVQPADIAHPVRGIVRRYRRTSVRMGTASGVDLDARQVLTEEGGRIGYDYLVLAAGATTATFGIPGVEEHSFPLKTMPDALRLRAHLLHQFELAETDPAMIDKGALTVVVVGGGPTGVEMAGALHELFKHVLVHDFPELDINQSRVVLLEATDHLLAPFHPSSRRHALDILEKRGVEVRLGQAMSNATPDEVVLKDGTVIPTRTLIWGAGVRANPLADVLGLEQTRGGRILVGDDLSVPGRPEVFVVGDLAGAGDGKGGLLPQVAQPAIQEGKHAALQIGRTLNGEPRTGFEYKDKGIMATIGRNAAVTELPNGARFRGVLAWYMWLALHLAYIIGFRSRIAVLVNWIWSYLTYDRHARIIVAVEPSRRAAIPAQPPKPASPEAASSERPAVR; from the coding sequence ATGTCGAAGCTCAGGGGCCGGAACGGGTCGCCCCACGTCGTCGTCGTCGGCGGCGGGTTCGCCGGGCTGGCGGTGGTCAAGACCCTCGCCAAGGTCACGCCCCCGGTGCGGGTCACCCTCCTGGAGCAGCACAACTACCACCTGTTCCAGCCGCTGCTGTACCAGCTGGCCACCGGCGTGGTCCAGCCGGCCGACATCGCCCACCCGGTGCGGGGCATCGTGCGCCGCTACCGCCGCACCTCGGTGCGGATGGGCACGGCGTCGGGGGTGGACCTCGACGCCAGGCAGGTCCTGACCGAGGAGGGCGGCCGCATCGGCTACGACTACCTGGTCCTGGCCGCCGGCGCGACCACGGCCACCTTCGGGATCCCGGGGGTCGAGGAGCACAGCTTCCCGCTCAAGACCATGCCCGACGCCCTGCGGCTCCGGGCGCACCTGCTGCACCAGTTCGAGCTGGCCGAGACCGACCCGGCCATGATCGACAAGGGCGCCCTCACCGTGGTGGTGGTCGGCGGCGGCCCCACCGGGGTGGAGATGGCCGGCGCCCTCCACGAGCTGTTCAAGCACGTGCTCGTGCATGACTTCCCCGAGCTGGACATCAACCAGTCCAGGGTGGTGCTGCTGGAGGCCACCGACCACCTGCTGGCGCCCTTCCACCCCAGCTCCCGCAGGCACGCCCTCGACATCCTGGAGAAGCGCGGGGTGGAGGTGCGGCTCGGGCAGGCCATGTCCAACGCCACCCCCGACGAGGTCGTGCTCAAGGACGGCACCGTGATCCCGACCAGGACGCTGATCTGGGGGGCCGGGGTGCGGGCCAACCCGCTGGCCGACGTCCTCGGGCTGGAGCAGACCCGCGGCGGCCGGATCCTGGTCGGCGACGACCTGAGCGTCCCCGGACGGCCCGAGGTGTTCGTGGTCGGCGACCTGGCCGGGGCGGGCGACGGCAAGGGCGGGCTGCTGCCCCAGGTCGCCCAGCCGGCCATCCAGGAGGGCAAGCACGCCGCCCTCCAGATCGGCCGGACCCTCAACGGCGAGCCCCGGACCGGCTTCGAGTACAAGGACAAGGGAATCATGGCCACCATCGGCCGCAACGCCGCCGTGACCGAGCTGCCCAACGGGGCCAGGTTCCGGGGTGTGCTGGCCTGGTACATGTGGCTGGCGTTGCACCTGGCCTACATCATCGGTTTCCGCAGCCGGATCGCCGTGCTGGTCAACTGGATCTGGAGCTACCTCACCTACGACCGCCACGCGCGCATCATCGTCGCCGTGGAGCCGTCGCGCCGGGCGGCGATCCCGGCGCAACCGCCGAAGCCCGCGTCCCCGGAGGCGGCGTCCAGCGAGCGGCCGGCGGTGCGCTAG
- a CDS encoding CPBP family intramembrane glutamic endopeptidase: MTPPAGRQPLAAAELAAAAALLAWNAAINRVVPHRAYVPANLAAAGLSVLAARTRRVPAADLGLARHRAGRGLRVGLAAATPVAGAVALGAALPATRRWFLDERGTTGGTGYALYHTLVRIPFGTAVTEELLFRGVLCGLLLQRHSRVRAAAVSSALFGCWHVLPTLDTIGLNRAGAAVRDDPARTAAAVAASVGVTAVAGLGFTWLRFRADSVLAPAVVHAALNSSAFAAARLVARAARG; encoded by the coding sequence GTGACCCCCCCGGCCGGGCGCCAGCCCCTCGCCGCCGCCGAGCTGGCCGCCGCGGCCGCCCTGCTGGCCTGGAACGCGGCCATCAACCGGGTGGTCCCCCACCGAGCCTACGTGCCGGCCAACCTGGCCGCGGCCGGCCTGTCGGTGCTGGCCGCGCGGACCCGGCGGGTGCCGGCGGCCGACCTGGGCCTGGCCCGCCACCGGGCCGGCCGGGGTCTGCGGGTGGGGCTGGCCGCTGCCACGCCGGTGGCCGGCGCGGTCGCCCTCGGCGCCGCCCTGCCGGCGACCCGGCGCTGGTTCCTGGACGAGCGGGGGACGACCGGGGGGACCGGCTACGCGCTGTACCACACCCTGGTCCGCATCCCCTTCGGCACGGCCGTGACCGAGGAGCTGCTGTTCCGGGGGGTGCTGTGCGGCCTGCTCCTCCAGCGCCACTCCCGGGTGCGGGCCGCCGCCGTGAGCTCGGCCCTGTTCGGCTGCTGGCACGTGCTGCCGACCCTGGACACCATCGGGCTCAACCGCGCCGGCGCGGCCGTCCGCGACGACCCGGCCCGCACCGCCGCCGCCGTGGCCGCCTCGGTCGGGGTCACCGCCGTGGCCGGCCTCGGCTTCACCTGGCTGCGCTTCCGGGCCGACAGCGTGCTCGCCCCGGCGGTGGTCCACGCCGCCCTGAACAGCTCAGCCTTTGCCGCCGCCCGCCTGGTCGCCCGGGCCGCCCGGGGCTGA
- a CDS encoding SHOCT domain-containing protein: MGLSSDPADPSCGWPRGRPARLHESGALTDEEFTAAKARAGPLSDDREGRSCP, encoded by the coding sequence ATGGGCCTGTCCTCCGACCCCGCCGACCCCTCCTGCGGCTGGCCGCGGGGGCGGCCAGCCCGCCTGCACGAGTCGGGGGCGCTCACCGACGAGGAGTTCACCGCCGCCAAGGCGCGCGCTGGGCCTCTGAGCGACGACCGGGAAGGGAGGAGCTGTCCATGA
- a CDS encoding YihY/virulence factor BrkB family protein gives MKRIERLLRAIDRFQQRHSVLGFPFGVVKKYGDDQGGKKAALLAHYGLLCLFPLLLVFVTVLGYALASDPGLQERVVDTLARQFPVLGTQLEGSIRTIQGSGLALVVGILGTLWGGLGITQSFQDALNDIWNIPRRVRPNFWWRLTRGLGALLLVAGEVVAATVLAQRGIAGPGAAGRVDLLAGSFLLNLLLLTVLFQVLTGKAVRWRRLLPGAAIGALGWSVLQSLGVTIVGRQLEQANLVYGVFAVVIVLLGWLYLGSQLVLYAAEINVVLARRLWPRSMLQPPLTEPDRQVLTALARTEERRPEQRVQVTFLPEATGGDDPPGRDKGPR, from the coding sequence GTGAAGCGCATCGAACGCCTGCTGCGGGCGATCGACCGGTTCCAGCAGCGGCACAGCGTCCTCGGGTTCCCGTTCGGGGTGGTCAAGAAGTACGGCGACGACCAGGGGGGCAAGAAGGCCGCCCTGCTCGCCCACTACGGCCTGCTCTGCCTGTTCCCGCTGCTGCTGGTCTTCGTCACCGTGCTCGGCTACGCGCTGGCCAGCGACCCCGGGCTCCAGGAGCGGGTGGTCGACACCCTGGCCAGGCAGTTCCCGGTGCTCGGGACCCAGCTCGAGGGCAGCATCAGGACCATCCAGGGCTCCGGCCTGGCCCTGGTCGTGGGCATCCTCGGCACCCTGTGGGGCGGGCTGGGGATCACCCAGAGCTTCCAGGACGCCCTGAACGACATCTGGAACATCCCCCGCCGGGTCCGGCCCAACTTCTGGTGGCGGCTGACCAGGGGACTGGGGGCGCTGCTGCTGGTGGCCGGCGAGGTGGTGGCGGCCACCGTCCTGGCCCAGCGGGGGATCGCCGGGCCGGGCGCGGCCGGCCGGGTCGACCTGCTGGCCGGGTCGTTCCTGCTCAACCTGCTGCTGCTGACGGTGCTGTTCCAGGTCCTGACCGGCAAGGCGGTCCGCTGGCGCCGGCTGCTACCGGGCGCGGCCATCGGGGCGCTCGGCTGGAGCGTGCTCCAGAGCCTCGGCGTGACCATCGTCGGCCGCCAGCTGGAGCAGGCCAACCTCGTCTACGGGGTGTTCGCGGTGGTGATCGTGCTGCTGGGCTGGCTGTATCTCGGCTCCCAGCTGGTGCTGTACGCGGCCGAGATCAACGTCGTCCTGGCCAGGAGGCTGTGGCCCCGCAGCATGCTCCAGCCGCCGCTCACCGAGCCGGACCGGCAGGTGCTGACCGCCCTCGCCCGGACCGAGGAGCGCCGGCCCGAGCAGCGGGTCCAGGTGACCTTCCTCCCCGAGGCGACCGGCGGCGACGACCCGCCCGGCCGCGACAAGGGCCCGCGGTGA
- a CDS encoding DUF308 domain-containing protein, which produces MSDLPLPDQVAGVQSRDALRGVTRSWWLFLILGVLWILFGMFVLSYNVGSLLALAVFAGVTFIMTGINQILSFGRVEGGWRWLFLVGGVLSILAGIIAFVWPGRTLLVISVVLAWFLVFKGIVDIIAAFSNHGRPWWWVTLILGILELLLGIWAAGYPGRSLIVFVNLVGIYAIFYGFTELFAAFDLRGLGRSLDRLPPERPAV; this is translated from the coding sequence ATGAGCGACCTGCCGCTGCCTGACCAGGTGGCCGGGGTCCAGTCCCGCGACGCCCTCCGGGGAGTGACCCGCAGCTGGTGGCTGTTCCTGATCCTCGGGGTGCTCTGGATCCTGTTCGGGATGTTCGTCCTGTCCTACAACGTGGGCAGCCTGCTCGCCCTGGCCGTCTTCGCCGGCGTCACCTTCATCATGACCGGGATCAACCAGATCCTGTCCTTCGGCCGGGTGGAGGGCGGATGGCGCTGGCTGTTCCTGGTCGGCGGCGTCCTGTCGATCCTGGCCGGGATCATCGCCTTCGTCTGGCCGGGACGGACGCTGCTGGTGATCTCCGTGGTGCTGGCCTGGTTCCTGGTCTTCAAGGGCATCGTCGACATCATCGCCGCCTTCTCCAACCACGGCCGGCCCTGGTGGTGGGTGACGCTGATCCTGGGGATCCTGGAGCTGCTGCTGGGCATCTGGGCGGCCGGGTACCCGGGCCGGTCGCTGATCGTGTTCGTCAACCTGGTCGGCATCTACGCCATCTTCTACGGCTTCACCGAGCTGTTCGCCGCCTTCGACCTGCGCGGGCTGGGGCGGAGCCTGGACCGGCTGCCGCCGGAGCGGCCGGCCGTGTGA
- a CDS encoding YhjD/YihY/BrkB family envelope integrity protein, with amino-acid sequence MATKRSRMRERREQLEAMLVTGQARLERARSRSMVVDTMVGVVRRERPVAVGILAASLAFRLFAMLVPLCYVLVAGLGFAADRAAEEASPRGGNRLGDLVIASVAAATRTSGRGRWLALILGGVATLVAASAVLEVLRWVHLLAWRMAPARGHVSRWLVLGLVTGLAVASLTATLAEQARADAKGLASEVTVLLTTAGVQLVVLAVLWLALTMAMPRPIGVAWTAMVPGACLFAVGYMAFALTVSLYFAPRAARASTVYGSLGVALTLLVSLFLFARLAVAAAELNAILWERRHASRSA; translated from the coding sequence ATGGCGACCAAGCGGTCCCGGATGCGCGAGCGGCGCGAGCAGCTGGAGGCGATGCTGGTCACCGGCCAGGCCCGGCTGGAGCGGGCCCGGTCGCGGAGCATGGTCGTGGACACCATGGTCGGCGTCGTCCGGCGTGAGCGCCCGGTCGCGGTCGGGATCCTGGCCGCGTCCCTGGCCTTCCGCCTGTTCGCCATGCTGGTCCCCCTCTGCTACGTGCTGGTGGCCGGGCTCGGCTTCGCCGCCGACCGGGCGGCCGAGGAAGCCAGCCCGCGGGGCGGCAACCGGCTCGGCGACCTGGTGATCGCCTCGGTGGCCGCCGCCACCCGCACCTCGGGCCGGGGCCGCTGGCTGGCCCTGATCCTGGGCGGGGTGGCGACGCTGGTGGCCGCGTCCGCCGTCCTGGAGGTGCTCCGCTGGGTGCACCTGCTGGCCTGGCGGATGGCGCCGGCCCGGGGCCATGTCAGCCGCTGGCTGGTGCTCGGCCTGGTCACCGGCCTCGCCGTGGCCAGCCTCACCGCGACCCTGGCCGAGCAGGCCCGGGCCGACGCCAAGGGCCTGGCCAGCGAGGTGACGGTGCTCTTGACCACCGCCGGGGTGCAGCTGGTGGTCCTGGCCGTGCTGTGGCTGGCCCTGACCATGGCCATGCCGCGGCCCATTGGCGTGGCCTGGACGGCCATGGTCCCGGGGGCGTGCCTGTTCGCGGTCGGGTACATGGCCTTCGCCCTGACCGTGAGCCTGTACTTCGCCCCCCGGGCGGCCCGGGCGTCGACGGTCTACGGGTCGCTCGGGGTGGCCCTGACCCTGCTGGTGTCGCTGTTCCTGTTCGCCCGCCTGGCCGTGGCCGCGGCCGAGCTCAACGCCATCCTGTGGGAGCGGCGCCACGCCTCCCGATCGGCCTAG
- a CDS encoding GAP family protein, translating to MGAAIGDVLGLAAGVAVSPLPIVAMILVLATPRGRVNGIVFGLGWVLGLAVLGAVVLALAGPADASDGGEPAAWTGWLKLLLGVLALLLAVRQWRGRPAPGSEPQMPKWMANIDRLKPGGALGLGALLSAVNPKNGGLTIAAAATIAGTGLAGGEQAVVLAVFVLIGSAGVLAPLIVYLVAGEGAARTLDSWKAWAATHNAAVMAVLFLVFGFKLVGDGLAVLF from the coding sequence ATGGGCGCGGCCATCGGAGACGTCCTTGGCCTGGCCGCCGGGGTCGCCGTCAGCCCCCTGCCGATCGTGGCCATGATTTTGGTCCTGGCCACCCCGCGGGGACGGGTCAACGGCATCGTGTTCGGCCTCGGCTGGGTGCTCGGGCTGGCCGTGCTCGGCGCCGTCGTCCTGGCCCTGGCCGGGCCGGCGGACGCCTCCGACGGCGGCGAGCCGGCCGCCTGGACCGGCTGGCTGAAGCTGCTGCTGGGCGTGCTGGCGCTGCTGCTGGCGGTCAGGCAGTGGCGGGGCCGGCCCGCCCCGGGCAGCGAGCCGCAGATGCCCAAGTGGATGGCGAACATCGACCGGCTCAAGCCTGGCGGGGCGCTCGGTCTCGGAGCCCTGCTGTCGGCGGTCAACCCCAAGAACGGCGGCCTGACGATCGCCGCCGCGGCCACCATCGCCGGCACCGGGCTGGCCGGCGGCGAGCAGGCGGTCGTGCTGGCCGTGTTCGTGCTGATAGGCTCCGCCGGCGTCCTTGCCCCGCTCATCGTCTACCTGGTTGCCGGTGAGGGAGCGGCCCGGACCCTCGACAGCTGGAAGGCCTGGGCCGCCACCCACAACGCGGCCGTGATGGCCGTCCTGTTCCTGGTTTTCGGCTTCAAGCTCGTCGGTGACGGCCTCGCCGTCCTGTTCTGA
- a CDS encoding phosphatase PAP2 family protein, translating into MTPDPTAPPAPPASGESLADTLARQVTTRPRQGPAADLVVHSLHELGAVDRAVYEAVARTPTGTLDGPVRRLSAAADKSKLWLGIAAAVALAGGKRGRRAALEGVVAIGVSSATINLGVKPVARRRRPDRVRPALFEHRHVPMPGSTSFPSGHAASAFAFAYAVGRHLPAIAVPIRLLAAAVAYSRVHTGVHYPGDVVIGSDAGSGTAAMVAAVADRAARSRAVSGRAR; encoded by the coding sequence ATGACCCCTGACCCGACCGCCCCACCCGCCCCGCCAGCGTCTGGGGAGTCACTCGCCGACACCCTGGCCCGGCAGGTCACGACCCGCCCCCGCCAGGGCCCGGCAGCCGACCTCGTGGTCCACAGCCTCCACGAACTCGGAGCGGTCGACCGGGCCGTCTACGAGGCGGTGGCCCGCACCCCCACCGGCACCCTCGACGGGCCCGTGCGCCGGCTCTCGGCCGCGGCCGACAAGTCGAAGCTGTGGCTGGGCATCGCCGCCGCGGTGGCCCTGGCCGGGGGCAAGCGCGGCCGCCGGGCGGCGCTGGAGGGGGTGGTGGCCATCGGCGTCAGCTCGGCCACCATCAACCTGGGGGTCAAGCCGGTCGCCCGCCGCCGCCGCCCCGACCGGGTCCGGCCGGCCCTGTTCGAGCACCGCCACGTCCCCATGCCCGGCTCGACCTCGTTCCCGTCGGGCCACGCCGCCTCGGCGTTCGCGTTCGCCTACGCCGTCGGCCGCCACCTGCCGGCCATAGCCGTGCCGATCCGCCTGCTCGCCGCCGCCGTCGCCTACTCCCGGGTCCACACCGGCGTCCACTACCCGGGCGACGTGGTGATCGGCTCGGACGCCGGCTCCGGCACGGCGGCCATGGTCGCGGCCGTGGCCGACCGCGCCGCCCGCTCCCGGGCGGTCAGCGGTCGTGCTCGGTGA
- a CDS encoding ZIP family zinc transporter — protein MAEAFGWGAIGAAALLVGALIAYLLAPGRRVIAVVMALGTGLLIGSVAYELVDDALEHQAVVWVAAMVLVGALVFTGGDWLLDRGGGEDRKDATGAQADGSPLAIVLGSVLDGIPESFVLGLTVLQGGVSVSLLAGVALSNLPEGMSSSSGLKAAGWPQGRVLTMWSVVVLVSGVAAAAGYAMLGPASGRTGALVQAFAGGALLAMLADTLLPQAYAVEGVLTGTLVVIGFAISLALSAA, from the coding sequence ATGGCTGAGGCATTCGGCTGGGGAGCGATCGGGGCGGCCGCCCTGCTCGTCGGCGCCCTGATCGCCTACCTGCTGGCGCCGGGCCGGCGGGTCATCGCGGTGGTGATGGCGCTGGGGACGGGCCTGCTGATCGGCTCGGTCGCCTACGAGCTGGTCGACGACGCCCTGGAGCACCAGGCCGTCGTCTGGGTGGCGGCGATGGTCCTGGTCGGCGCCCTCGTCTTCACCGGCGGCGACTGGCTGCTGGACCGTGGCGGCGGCGAGGACCGCAAGGACGCCACCGGCGCCCAGGCCGACGGGTCGCCGCTGGCGATCGTGCTCGGCTCGGTCCTTGACGGCATCCCCGAGTCGTTCGTCCTCGGCCTCACCGTCCTCCAGGGCGGGGTCAGCGTGTCCCTGCTCGCCGGGGTCGCCCTGTCGAACCTGCCCGAGGGCATGTCGTCCTCCAGCGGCCTGAAGGCGGCCGGCTGGCCCCAGGGCCGGGTCCTGACCATGTGGTCGGTGGTGGTGCTCGTCTCGGGTGTGGCCGCCGCCGCCGGCTACGCCATGCTCGGCCCGGCCAGCGGCCGCACCGGCGCGCTCGTCCAGGCGTTCGCCGGCGGGGCCCTGCTGGCCATGCTGGCCGACACCCTGCTGCCCCAGGCCTACGCGGTCGAGGGCGTGCTCACCGGCACCCTGGTCGTCATCGGGTTCGCGATCTCGCTGGCCCTGTCCGCGGCCTGA